A portion of the Rhizoctonia solani chromosome 6, complete sequence genome contains these proteins:
- a CDS encoding alkaline phosphatase yields the protein MIPQSPVKFSYAALVTSALWAPLVSCKEHQLPGVAARQASSPSREGMEWATKTWRAKGSKKVRNLILTIPDGFGPALEVFARDFVQWNNTATGWNCQLGSDKVQIGSIRTRSTDSYVTDSSASATAYSCAIKTYNGAVGIDKTGILAQRYSKLQAFASHIYDREAEPTIAEQIVGDQPLGRVADLLLGGGLSMFWPNTTTGSSRKDGRDLLAKAKKAGFNVFTTRTGFDALKVESHEEHQAGIFHYDQASRIDHAAHANDPVGHLHEIIMYNEVVDYLREWVDKNQDTVMIGTAITNAYGINDANSTEIAVAKANKGNTNFVDTHIGQAMGRRAMIKWGTGGHTAVDVNLIGYGPNIERMAGNRDNTEVGQFITDQLGLDLPSATNLLNIKRMKNGW from the exons ATGATACCTCAATCTCCAGTCAAGTTTTCGTATGCCGCGCTTGTTACGTCTGCTCTTTGGGCTCCCCTGGTTTCATGCAAGGAACACCAGCTTCCCGGGGTAGCTGCTCGTCAAGCCAGTA GTCCCTCAAGGGAAGGCATGGAATGGGCAACCAAAACCTGGCGGGCCAAGGGCTCGAAAAAGGTCAGGAATCTGATTTTGACGATCCCTGATGGCTTCGG TCCCGCTTTGGAGGTGTTTGCTCGTGATTTTGTTCAATGGAATAATACGGCGACTGGATGGAATTGTCAG CTCGGATCCGACAAAGTTCAAATTGGCTCGATTCGTACTCGCTCTACAGACTCTTATGTGACAGACTCTTCTGCCAGTGCGACAGCCTACTCATGTGCTATCAAAACTTACAACGGAGCCGTCGGAATCGACAAGACGGGAATCCTTGCGCAACGGTACTCGAAGCTGCAAGC TTTTGCCTCTCATATTTATGATCGAGAGGCAGAACCAACCATTGCGGAGCAGATTGTGGGGGATCAACCACTTGGGCGTGTGGCTGATTTGCTTTTGGGAGGAGGATTGTCCATGTTTTG GCCCAACACTACGACCGGATCCTCCCGCAAGGATGGTCGTGATCTTCTGGCCAAAGCCAAGAAAGCGGGCTTCAATGTTTTTACCACTCGCACAGGGTTCGACGCACTCAAGGTGGAAA GCCACGAAGAACACCAAGCAGGGATTTTTCATTATGATCAGGCATCG CGAATTGACCATGCGGCACATGCCAACGACCCTGTAGGACACCTTCATGAAATTATCATGTATAACGAAGTGGTTGATTACCTCCGGGAATGGGTTGACAAGAACCAGGATACCGTTATGATCGGAACTGCCATCACGAATGCG TACGGAATTAATGACGCCAA CTCGACGGAGATTGCAGTCGCAAAAGCCAACAAAGGTAATACTAACTTTGTCGATACCCATATTGGTCAGGCTATGGGCCGCCGTGCAATGATCAAGTGGGGAACT GGCGGACATACTGCCGTAGATGTAAACCTCATTGGTTACGGACCAAACATTGAGCGCATGGCTGGAAACAGGGATAATACTG AGGTCGGACAATTCATCACCGATCAACTTGGGCTTGACTTGCCGTCGGCGACCAACCTCTTGAACATAAAAAGAATGAAAAATGGCTGGTAG